The Polaribacter sp. HaHaR_3_91 genomic sequence TAACAGATGCTACTGTAGCAATTGAAATATTAAACTTATCTGAAAAGTAAAATGTATTCTTTAAGTTAGTTGTAATTCTAGATACTTTATCTGCAACAGACCAACCCGGATCGTGTAAAAAACCAACAGATGCGTAGAAAGAATTATTCTCTCCACCTCCTGTAAAGTTAATCGTGTGATTTTGCATTAAAGATTGTCTAAACAATTTTTTAAACCAATTGGTATTTGCCAACTCGTAATCCTTTAAAAAAGCACTTCTACCTTCTACTGTATTTGGCACCCCAAAACCACCATTAGAATAGCTATTAATTTTCTTTTCTAAAATACCATATACTCCAGAAAATCTAGAATTACCAACATCTGGTAGTCTTAAATAACCTTGACTTCTTAAACCTTCTAAAATACCAATGGTTTCTTTAGAATCTAAAATATCATATTGAGAATAAGATGGAATATCTCTTACCGTTTGCTCTAACGTATAACTTACTTTTAAAGGGCTCTCTCTTTTACCACTTTTAGTCGTTATAACCACAACTCCGTTTCTTGCTCTTGCACCATAAATAGAAGTTGCAGAAGCATCTTTTAAAATATCTATTTTTTCTATATCTGTAGCATTAACACCTGCTATAGAAGAACTAATTAAAGTAGAAGCATCTCCAGAAGTTAATGCATCTAAATCTTGCTCTACAATATCTTCTTGTACCACACCATCTATAACATATAATGGATTATTGTTACCAAATACAGAAGAAGAACCTCTAATAGTAATTTGAGGTGCAGCACCAAAAGTTCCGGTAATGTTTTGTACAATAACTCCGGCTACTTTACCTTCTAACATTCTACTTACATCATTAATACCATCAATTTTTAAATCTGCTGCTTTAATGGTTGTTGCTGCTCCAGTAAAACTTTTCTTGTTAATTTTATCGTAACCTGTTGTAATAACAATTCCTGCTAAGTTTTCTGATGATTCTTGCAAGACTACCTTTATAACAAACAAACTACCAACCACAACTTCTTTAGATTCGAAACCTAATGATTGAAAAACCAATACATCTCCTTTAGAAGCTGGCACTGAAAATTCTCCATTAAAATCTGTAGCAGTACCAATACCTGTAGCCTTTACACGTACAGAAGCCCCCATAATCGGCATGCCTTTATCATCAACTAAAACACCTGAAACCTTTTGTTGAACAGATTTTTTCTTTAGCAAAATTGAACCATCTTTATTAAATTGATAAATAACATTACTTGCTTGTAAGCTTTTATCTAAAAGATCTTTTACAATGATAATACCCTTATGTAGGTTAACTTTTGGAAGTTTTTTGAAAATACTATTTTCGTAAACAAATGTATAATCTGTTTGCATTTTAATTAAATCAAAAACTTGCTCTACAGATATGGTTTTATCTGTATCTATTTTAATTTTTGAGTTTTGTGACATTCCTTCGCTTGGTACAAATGCAAACGAGATGGCACAGAATAAGTATATGAACGTTTTCATAATAGTTGTTAATAGCTTTTTTCGCAACAGAAAAAAGTCTCCAGTAAATTTAATTTCCATAAATTTGTTAAGTGTTTAATTATTAATAAGCATGAACCTAAGGAATTGTGGTTTTAATATTGTGAGAGATGGACAAACCACATTCCTTTTTATTTTCTAAATTTAATTTTTCTATTTTCTATTTCATAAGTTATATCTGTTGTATTTATAATTGCATCTAAGACAAATTTTATGTCTTGTTTTTTACTCAAAACTCCATTAAATCTTAAATCTTTTATTTTTTCATCTTCAAAAGAGATGTCAACATCATAACATCTAGAAAGTGTTTTTGTAATTTCTAACAAAGAAGTGTTATCAAAACTAAAATACCCCTTTACCCAAGAAATTTTTTCTTTTGCATTTACCTCTTTCTTTTGCATTTCTAATGTTAAAACATTTAAAGTTATCTCTTCATTAGGTTCTAAATACATTTTTATTTTTTCGTTATTTTCAACCAAAACTTTACCTTCTATTAAGCTTGTTGTTATTAAATGATCTTCTGGATATGCCTTTACATTAAAATGTGTTCCTAAAACAGATACCCTTTGTAAAGAATTTAAAACATTAAAACCATCTCCTGAATTCTTTTTACTAGATGAAACTTCAAAATAAGCTTCTCCATAAATTAGTTCTACAGTTCTTGGCTGTCCTTTTATAAAGCTTACCGGATATTTAAGTTTAGATTCTGAATTTAACCACACTTTAGTTCCATCTGCTAAGGTTAAAGAGAATTCTCCCCCTTTTTTAGTTGTTAGGTAGTTATAGATAATTTCGGGTTGTGTTGCAATTTCTTCAGATTGCTTTGTATTAGCCTTCTTATACGCAATACTTTTATCTTCACTTTTAAAAAGAGCGTTTTCTATTTTATGATCTTTAGAAAGAAGAATTTCTTTACCATCATCTAAAGTTAATATTGCTTTATTATTATAACCTACATCAGTAGTTATTTCCGTAGTATTTACTTTTTCATTAATAGGATTAAATAAATAAGATATTGAAAACAATAATGCAATGGAAGCTGCTGCTGCATAATATTTCCAAGTTGTTTTCTTTTTGATGTTAGCTTTCCCTTTTATTGCTTTCCAATTCTTTTCTTTGTCAAAAAGGTATTTTTTAGAATTCTTGTTTTCTTGTACACTTTTAAAATACGCTCTATGTTTTTCTGATTCTGAATACCATTTATCAAACGCTATCTTTTCCTCTTCAGAAAGCGTATTATTTATCTTTTTTATTATTAAGAAAAATTCCATTTTAAGAATGTCTTTTTTAAGTGTAATTATATTTTGTAATTAAATACTATACACTAAAGACAAGGTGAAACAAAAAACGGGTGACAAAAAAAGTAATATTTTTAAAAAAAACTCAAATTAAATCAACAATAAGAGAAAATCGTTGATAATTATTAAGCAAAACAACATAATCATTAAAGAATTATTAATCTTAACTCGAGCTCTTTTTAACTGTGTTTTCACCGTATTTAGAGAAATATTTAGCTCTTCGGCAATTTCATTATACTTATAATCCTCTATAAATTTTAATTTAAAAATTTTTTGCATTTTTAAAGGCATTTCATCTACAATTGCTAAAACCTTTAAATAAAGAGTATTATTTTCTTCTGTAAAATTAAGTATTTCTACACGATCAATTAAAGACCTACTATACTCTATATAATCTTGGTTATCGGTTATTTTTATAGATTTTAAATGATTCAAACACCTATTTTTAACCATCACAAGTAAGTAAGCTTTTAGTGATGTTTTAATTTCTATCTTTTCTGAGTGTTCCCAGATATAAACAAATACTTCTTGAACAATATCTTCACTAACTGAAAAATCTGATACATATCTATTTGCAGAAACCACTAAATCTTGAAAAAATAAATCATAACATTTTTTAAAAGCAACGGTATCTTTCTTTTTTATTTGCGCTATTAAAAGATGGTTATTCATAAAAAAATATAATAATTAGCTTTTTTCTAAAAATACTTTTGCCCTATAAAATAAGTATGTATTCTTATTATAAAGGACAAAAAAGATTAAACGTATTTTTGTTAGCGGTAAATATAAAACATTAAATATAAATTAATTTAATGTTACTATAATTCTCATTTTTCAAGGTAATTATTACGAAACCGTTACATTTTCTATATCAGAATAAGTTAAAGAATAAATTATATGCAGAAAAAAAGGCATATCGACAAAATAATATTAGCTTAAAAACATAGCGACTAGACTCTTTAACAAAAAATTAAAAAAGTTAAATAATAGGCAGTAAATTAAATGTTTTTTTATTCTTTTAATTGAATTCTAATTGGCAATCTGTATTTTGTAGTAACAGGTATTCCTCGCTTGTTTGCAGGGTATATTTTTGGAAGTTTCTCTACACTCGCTTTTAATAAACTATCTAATTCGGGCAATTCCTTTTTAAGGTTTTCAGAAGCCTGAATAGTGTCTAATCTAAAAATTCCTTCAGAATTAATAATTACATCTACATAGACAATTTCATTAATAGAATCTTTAACAGCAAATGAATGTTGTTGCAACTCCGCTCCTATTTTCTGATGGATGGTTGTTCTAAAGCAATCCATTTTTTCTTGTTTATCAATAATCGCATCACAAGTTTTAAAAGAAGGAAAAGTATCTACCGAAGAAAAATCTACAATAGTGTCTAAATCTGATGTATTTTTATCCTTTGGAGGGCAAAATAAATCACACGAAGTGATAAAAACCAACATTATTAAAAAAGATAAAACCCTTAAAAACATACTTTTATTTAGAGTGTGAATTTACTAAATTTTGTTGACTTGTACTTTAAACTTTTTAAGCCCTAAAAAAAAGCCAATTTTAGTTATAAAAACAACTTATATTTAAAAATAAAAAAGCCGAGATTTACACCTCGACTTTAACTATTTCAAATAATTATACACTTAATTTTTCCTTTTCATAGATGTATTAATTTACTATTATTGAAACCGGAATTGAATATTTTACACCTACTTTTTTACCTTCATGTTCACCAGGAATCATTTTAGGCAACGAATTCATTACCGAAATAACTTCTTCCTTAAGATCTTTATGCGGTGCTCTTGCATTTACATCTACTACATTTCCTTCTTTGTCAATTTTAAAACCTATAAAAATCCTTTTCCTGCCTGCTTCTAAACCCAATTGATTTGGTAAATCTGCATTAAAGTTTCTAGAAAAATGTTTTTGAACTTCTTTAGAAAAACAAGCTTTATCACCAGATTCACACCCAGGGAAAGTTGGTACTTTATCGATAACCATAAATGAAACATCTTCTGTTTCTACAAATTCAGCATTACTATCTTTTTTTATTTTAGAAAAATCAACAATTGTTGCTAATGTTTTCCTTCCATTTTTCTTTTTATAAATTTTAAGTTCATGCATAGAAGAATATTTTTCAAACTTTACAGAATTAAATCTGTTCATAATTTTATCGTATTCCTCTCTTTCCTCAACAGTTAGATCACTCGAACTAACTTCAATTCCTTCTGGAATTCCAGATCCAAAATAAGAATCTAAGTACGTTTCCTTTTCACCTTTGGTAGCTTTTACTCCTTCTTTAAGTTCAAAATATCTAGTTTGCAATTCCTTTTTTGCAACAACATCTTCTTTTACTTCATTTTCTACACAAGAAGTGTAAAATAACATACTCGCCAATACCGGAATTAATACCAAATACTTTAGTTGATTCATTTTTTTTGATTGTTTCTTTTTCATCATAATAATTCTTTTTTTGATTAAGGTTTTTTTATAAAATTGGTTCACAAAGGCAATGTTTTCAACTTGAAAAAAGTTGGATAATAAGTTATTAATATAAATTTCTTTTGTTTCTGACTTTGCCGCTACTTCGTCAGAAATATATTCGTGAATGAGTGTTATTCTCTTTTGATAAATAAAAATCATTGGATTAAACCACATCATTATTTTTAAAAATTCGAAGAATAATAAATCTAAAGAGTGCTTTTGATTACTATGCACTAGTTCGTGTGCTATAATTTGTGCTTGTTGAGAAATTGGAATTTCTTTTCCTAAAAAAATAAAGTTGAAAAAAGAAAATGCCTTGGTTTGATTTGGTATTATAACTAAAGTGTAATTCGCTTTTTTTACAACTTCGTATTTTCTAATTAGGTTTGTTATTTTAAACAGTTTTATTAAAAAAAGTATCAAAAAAAGACTGAATCCAAACCAAAATAAAAGGTTTACATAATTTATAGATTGATACAAACTCGTTTCTTGAATAACATCTTGAATTACTTTTTCTGGTGATAAAACGATTTCTGGTAAATAAATAATAAACTCTTCTGGAACCGCTTTTTGAAACGTAGGAATTTTAATAAAAGGTAAAATGAAAGATACAATTGGTGTACTAATTAAATACCATCTGTTTTTAGTAAAAAAGGTTTCTCTGCTTAGAAAGAAATCATAAATAGCCAAAAACAATACTTGAAATAATATGACTTGTAGAATATAATTGATCATAGTTTTTTTTTTATTTTTTTATTATCACACTGTCATTTCGAAATGAGTCTTTTTAGACGATTGAGAAATCTCATATTGAAAAAACTACTTCTATATAGGAAAGAGATTCCTCTTCTTTAGCTGCGCTAGATACTTTCAATTAAAAAAGTATTTTAATTTCAGTAGCATTCGGAATGACAATTCGTTTCAATACTTTATTTTTAAAAACAATTGAGACTGCCAAATGAATACTGAACTACTGCCTACTCTTTCTTATTCACTTCCTTTAAAATAGATTCTAATTCAGAAACATCCATTTTATTTTCTTTTACAAAAAAGGAAACCATACTTTTAAATGAACCATCGAAATAACCATTCATTAATTTGTGTAAACTTTGGTTGCTGTAGGTTTCTTTTTCTATTATTGGAAAATATAAGAAACCTCTACCGACAGGTTTATGACCAACAAATTCTTTAGTTTCTAAAATTCTAATAATTGTAGAAACGGTATTATATGCAGGTTTGGGTTCTGGTAATTTTTCGATAACTTCTTTTACAGAGGCTTCTTCTAACGTCCATAAAACTTGCATTATCTGCTCTTCTGCTTTTGTTAATTGTTTGCTCATTTTTTAACTAATTTTTTAGTTCAACAATACAAATATAACTATTTATTTAGTTTGAACTAATTTTTTAGTTAAAATATTTGTAACATAACTTAACTATAATCGTCTTATAATTAGAAAACTGTGATGTTTATTGACTTTAAACCCGTATAATTATTAAAATATTTATGGATATATTTTTATTCCTATTAGGATTCCTTTTTGTATGCTTAGGCATTATTGGCGCTTTTTTACCCATTTTACCCGGACCTTTAACAAGTTGGGTAGGTTTACTTTTATTACATTCCACTAAAATAATTCCGATGGATTGGACTTTTTTAGGAATTACATTAGCCGTGGCCATTTTAATTTGGATTCTCGATTATTTTATACCAGGAGTGGGCACAAAACGTTTTGGCGGCACAAAATATGGAGTTTACGGTACTACAATTGGCTTATTTATCGGCTTGTTCTCTCCTATTCCGTTTGGAATGTTAATTGGTGCTTTTTTAGGTGCTTTTATAGGGGAATTACTTTATGATAGCAAAGACACAAACCGAGCTTTAAAGGCTTCTTTTGGAGCGTTTCTTGGTTTTTTAGCTTCTGCAACTATTAAGTTTTCTATAGCCGCTATCTATTTTGTGCTATTTATAATTCAGTTTTGGAAATTTAAAGGAAGCTTTTTTTAAATACCATCTTTTATTCTCAACAAATCATGAGAAGCGTCATTACGAGGATGAACGACGATATAATCTGTTTATTAAAATTTACGTATTCTATATTTAGAGATTGCTTCATTCTTCGCAATGACGAGAAAATTCCTTAACGATGATTACATATAATTTAAAGAATGATATAAGTCTGCAAACAAGTCTAACCCAAATTAACTCCAATTTAATATTTTTTTGAGTCGTTGAATGCTTCGCATTTGAAGTGGCATCCTTTTTATACCTTTTTTAAAATTGTCATTGCGAGGCACGAAGCAATCTGCTAATCAAAAAGAGATTACCATAGTTTACAAAAAAGCAAACTTCGCAATGACAGCATAAAAGATATAGCTACTAAAAAAAAAGAAAATTTAAGAGACAAATTAACACATTACCTAAAAATAACCGTGTTTTCTATTTACGAAAAGTCATAAAAAAAAGCGTCCCGTTTCAGGGAAGCTTTCCATTGGTTAACAAAACCACGACGCTTTTACTAAAGCGCCAAAACAACACAACTAATGCTGCCCTAACAAAAAGCAGCCGACAAATATACGATGTTTTTTAATATTCTCAAATAAAGAAGTTGTTTTTTATTTTATTCTCAATTGTCTATTAATTCATTTGATTGTATCTTTGCATTCTTAAATAAACATTAGAAAACTAAACAGCAAATGCAATTATCAGAACAAGAAGTTGTACGTAGAGAAAAGCTCGTAAAATTACGTGCTTTAGGCATCAATCCTTATCCTGCAGATTTATATCCAATAGATTCAAATTCAGCAAAGATAAAGCAAGATTATGCTGAAGGAAAAAAGGTAATTATTGCTGGTAGACTAATGTCTATTAACATACAAGGAAAAGCTTCTTTTGCACAATTACAAGACGGAGAAGGTAGAATACAAGTGTATTTTAACCGTGATGAAATTTGTACTGGTGAGGATAAAACCTTGTACAATGATGTTTTTAAAAAATTACTAGATTTAGGTGATTTTGTAGGGATTGAAGGAGAATTATTTACCACTAAAGTGGGAGAAAAAACAGTACGAGTTAAGAACTTTACATTATTAAGTAAGTCTTTAAAACCATTGCCTTTACCAAAAGTAAAAGACGGTGTTACTTATGATGCTTTTACAGATCCTGAATTACGTTACAGACAACGTTATGCAGATTTAGTGGTAAACCCACACGTAAAAGAGGTGTTTATAAAAAGAACAAAATTGTTTAACGCAATGCGTTCTTTCTTTAATGATGCTGGTTATTTTGAAGTTGAAACTCCGGTTTTACAACCAATTCCTGGAGGTGCAGCAGCAAGACCTTTTATAACGCATCACAACTCGCTAGATATTCCGTTATATATGAGAATTGCTAATGAATTGTATTTAAAAAGATTAATTGTTGGTGGTTTTGATGGTGTGTATGAATTCTCTAAAAACTTTAGAAATGAAGGAATGGACAGAACTCATAACCCAGAATTTACAGCCATGGAAATCTATGTATCTTACAAAGATTACAATTGGATGATGGATTTTGCAGAGCAACTTTTAGAGCATTGTGCTATAGCTGTAAACGGAACTTCTGAAGCTACTTTTGGTGAACACAAAATAGACTTTAAAGCGCCTTATGCCAGAGTTACCATGGCAGATTCTATTAAGCATTTTACTGGTTTTGATATTACTGGTAAAACAGAAGATGAAATTAGAGCTGCTGCAAAAGGCATGAATATTCCTGTGGATGAAACAATGGGGAAAGGAAAGTTAATTGATGAAATTTTTGGTGAAAAATGTGAAGGAAACTACATTCAGCCAACTTTTATTACCGATTATCCTAAAGAGATGTCTCCACTTTGTAAAGAACACAGAGACAACCCAGAATTAACAGAGCGTTTTGAGTTAATGGTTTGTGGTAAAGAAATTGCCAACGCATATTCTGAATTAAATGACCCAATTGACCAACGTGAGCGTTTTGAGCACCAATTAAAATTAGCTCAAAAAGGAGATGATGAAGCAACTGAGTTTATTGATGAAGATTTCTTAAGAGCGTTAGAATACGGAATGCCTCCAACATCTGGAATGGGAATTGGAATGGACCGTTTAATTATGTTTTTAACCAACAACCAATCTATACAAGAAGTTTTATTCTTCCCTCAAATGAGACCAGAGAAAAAAGCGACTGCAGTAGAATTGAATGCTGATGAAAAAGCTGTTTTGGCAATTGTTACCAAAGCCGAAAAAATAGATTTAAACGACTTAAAAGTAAAATCTGGTTTGTCTAACAAAAAATGGGATAAAACCATTAAAGGTTTAACAAAACATAAAGTTGCAAAGGTTACTAAAACAGACGAAGGTTTGTTTGTTGAAATTGCATAGCAATTTCTAATCCTGAACTTGTTTCAGAATCTTATTTATAAAAAAATGAAAAAGGAATTACAGCAATGTAGTTCCTTTTTTTTATGATGCATTTTTTATGTTGTTTCTTAAATTATTTTAGAATAGGTTTGCCTATACTAATACTATAAGTTATCAATGGAAAATTATAAAGAAGTAATTGAATGCGTTTATGCTGATGTAAAAAATGTAGCTGACATTGGTAAAGTAGCTAGTTATATTCCTGAATTGGCATTTGTAGATCCATCTAATTTTGGCGTTGCTATTACAACTATTGATAAAGAATCTTTTGGTGTTGGCGATTTTGACAAAAAATTTTCAGTACAAAGTATTACTAAAATTCTTTCATTAACCTTAGCTTATAAATTTGAAGGCATAAAATTATGGGACCGAGTAGACGTAGAACCTTCTGGTAATCCGTTTAACTCCTTATTACAATTAGAAGCAGATTTAGGAAAACCTAGAAACCCTTTCATAAATGCTGGAGCAATTGTGGTTTGCGATGTATTGGTCAGTCACCTTAACAACCCAAAAGAAGACTTCTTAGACTTCTGTAAAGATATTTCTAACATTCCTACTTTAAAATATAACGAGAAAGTAGCACAATCGGAAAAAAGTTCT encodes the following:
- a CDS encoding FecR family protein, translated to MEFFLIIKKINNTLSEEEKIAFDKWYSESEKHRAYFKSVQENKNSKKYLFDKEKNWKAIKGKANIKKKTTWKYYAAAASIALLFSISYLFNPINEKVNTTEITTDVGYNNKAILTLDDGKEILLSKDHKIENALFKSEDKSIAYKKANTKQSEEIATQPEIIYNYLTTKKGGEFSLTLADGTKVWLNSESKLKYPVSFIKGQPRTVELIYGEAYFEVSSSKKNSGDGFNVLNSLQRVSVLGTHFNVKAYPEDHLITTSLIEGKVLVENNEKIKMYLEPNEEITLNVLTLEMQKKEVNAKEKISWVKGYFSFDNTSLLEITKTLSRCYDVDISFEDEKIKDLRFNGVLSKKQDIKFVLDAIINTTDITYEIENRKIKFRK
- a CDS encoding M56 family metallopeptidase, whose translation is MINYILQVILFQVLFLAIYDFFLSRETFFTKNRWYLISTPIVSFILPFIKIPTFQKAVPEEFIIYLPEIVLSPEKVIQDVIQETSLYQSINYVNLLFWFGFSLFLILFLIKLFKITNLIRKYEVVKKANYTLVIIPNQTKAFSFFNFIFLGKEIPISQQAQIIAHELVHSNQKHSLDLLFFEFLKIMMWFNPMIFIYQKRITLIHEYISDEVAAKSETKEIYINNLLSNFFQVENIAFVNQFYKKTLIKKRIIMMKKKQSKKMNQLKYLVLIPVLASMLFYTSCVENEVKEDVVAKKELQTRYFELKEGVKATKGEKETYLDSYFGSGIPEGIEVSSSDLTVEEREEYDKIMNRFNSVKFEKYSSMHELKIYKKKNGRKTLATIVDFSKIKKDSNAEFVETEDVSFMVIDKVPTFPGCESGDKACFSKEVQKHFSRNFNADLPNQLGLEAGRKRIFIGFKIDKEGNVVDVNARAPHKDLKEEVISVMNSLPKMIPGEHEGKKVGVKYSIPVSIIVN
- a CDS encoding BlaI/MecI/CopY family transcriptional regulator, with product MSKQLTKAEEQIMQVLWTLEEASVKEVIEKLPEPKPAYNTVSTIIRILETKEFVGHKPVGRGFLYFPIIEKETYSNQSLHKLMNGYFDGSFKSMVSFFVKENKMDVSELESILKEVNKKE
- the lysS gene encoding lysine--tRNA ligase, whose protein sequence is MQLSEQEVVRREKLVKLRALGINPYPADLYPIDSNSAKIKQDYAEGKKVIIAGRLMSINIQGKASFAQLQDGEGRIQVYFNRDEICTGEDKTLYNDVFKKLLDLGDFVGIEGELFTTKVGEKTVRVKNFTLLSKSLKPLPLPKVKDGVTYDAFTDPELRYRQRYADLVVNPHVKEVFIKRTKLFNAMRSFFNDAGYFEVETPVLQPIPGGAAARPFITHHNSLDIPLYMRIANELYLKRLIVGGFDGVYEFSKNFRNEGMDRTHNPEFTAMEIYVSYKDYNWMMDFAEQLLEHCAIAVNGTSEATFGEHKIDFKAPYARVTMADSIKHFTGFDITGKTEDEIRAAAKGMNIPVDETMGKGKLIDEIFGEKCEGNYIQPTFITDYPKEMSPLCKEHRDNPELTERFELMVCGKEIANAYSELNDPIDQRERFEHQLKLAQKGDDEATEFIDEDFLRALEYGMPPTSGMGIGMDRLIMFLTNNQSIQEVLFFPQMRPEKKATAVELNADEKAVLAIVTKAEKIDLNDLKVKSGLSNKKWDKTIKGLTKHKVAKVTKTDEGLFVEIA
- a CDS encoding glutaminase, which encodes MENYKEVIECVYADVKNVADIGKVASYIPELAFVDPSNFGVAITTIDKESFGVGDFDKKFSVQSITKILSLTLAYKFEGIKLWDRVDVEPSGNPFNSLLQLEADLGKPRNPFINAGAIVVCDVLVSHLNNPKEDFLDFCKDISNIPTLKYNEKVAQSEKSSGYRNVALCNFIKSFGNIKNDVDVVLDFYFHMCSLEMTCKELSKIFLYLTIDNFTTQKGEKVITESQTKRINAIMLTCGFYDESGEFAFRVGLPGKSGVGGGIVAIHPDKYCIAVWSPKLNIKGNSYKGMLFLEKFTSKTTSSIF
- a CDS encoding RNA polymerase sigma-70 factor, with the protein product MNNHLLIAQIKKKDTVAFKKCYDLFFQDLVVSANRYVSDFSVSEDIVQEVFVYIWEHSEKIEIKTSLKAYLLVMVKNRCLNHLKSIKITDNQDYIEYSRSLIDRVEILNFTEENNTLYLKVLAIVDEMPLKMQKIFKLKFIEDYKYNEIAEELNISLNTVKTQLKRARVKINNSLMIMLFCLIIINDFLLLLI
- a CDS encoding DUF456 domain-containing protein; its protein translation is MDIFLFLLGFLFVCLGIIGAFLPILPGPLTSWVGLLLLHSTKIIPMDWTFLGITLAVAILIWILDYFIPGVGTKRFGGTKYGVYGTTIGLFIGLFSPIPFGMLIGAFLGAFIGELLYDSKDTNRALKASFGAFLGFLASATIKFSIAAIYFVLFIIQFWKFKGSFF